The Nocardioides sp. S-1144 genome includes a region encoding these proteins:
- a CDS encoding helix-turn-helix domain-containing protein: MAARRNATSTRAGILRPEEFARHVTMERTETPADLAPWVEYHWTLAWDLPEHTAYPSAVIPHPACNLTVEHGAARAAAGGEVVLVTGVTTRRFEVEVTGSGWVHGVKLRPGGLVALTGADARAWVDRTAPAAELLPRGVLDVLAGLAPGTPAADATKVAAAAVRPLVPETVDPAHNRLLHLVEAMLGDRTLLRVDDVAERHGLSRRALERLFARYVGVGPKWVLARYRMHDVVTVLDSGYDGSMADLAAAHGWYDQAHFARDFTALVGVPPSSYRRA, from the coding sequence GTGGCGGCTAGGAGAAATGCGACGTCGACGCGGGCCGGGATCCTGCGCCCCGAGGAGTTCGCCCGCCACGTCACCATGGAGCGCACCGAGACGCCGGCCGACCTCGCCCCCTGGGTCGAGTACCACTGGACGCTCGCCTGGGACCTCCCCGAGCACACGGCGTACCCGAGCGCGGTGATCCCCCACCCGGCCTGCAACCTCACCGTCGAGCACGGGGCCGCGCGGGCGGCGGCCGGCGGCGAGGTCGTGCTCGTCACCGGGGTCACGACCCGGCGCTTCGAGGTGGAGGTCACCGGCTCGGGCTGGGTCCACGGGGTCAAGCTGCGACCCGGCGGCCTCGTTGCCCTCACCGGCGCCGACGCGCGGGCGTGGGTCGACCGCACCGCACCGGCAGCGGAGCTGCTGCCGCGCGGGGTGCTCGACGTGCTCGCCGGCCTGGCCCCCGGCACGCCGGCGGCCGACGCGACAAAGGTCGCCGCAGCGGCCGTGCGCCCCCTGGTGCCCGAGACGGTCGACCCGGCCCACAACCGGCTGCTCCACCTCGTCGAGGCGATGCTCGGCGACCGCACCCTCCTGCGGGTCGACGACGTCGCCGAGCGACACGGGCTCTCGCGGCGCGCCCTGGAGCGGCTCTTCGCGCGCTACGTCGGCGTCGGGCCCAAGTGGGTGCTGGCCCGCTACCGGATGCACGACGTCGTCACCGTCCTCGACTCCGGCTACGACGGCTCGATGGCCGACCTCGCCGCCGCCCACGGCTGGTACGACCAGGCGCACTTCGCGCGCGACTTCACCGCGTTGGTCGGCGTCCCGCCGAGCAGCTACCGGCGCGCCTGA
- a CDS encoding TFIIB-type zinc ribbon-containing protein, with the protein MSGTGAPPPLPFSDPEPPEPAQPGHPGGADETGDTDGMLDHEVGDEHLSAVCPSCGAQTAYAPGTTSLRCGSCGAQQEIAPSEATITEHSFDEWVARHGGLSVASLAAVELECGNCGARSESTDLASTCQFCSGALVAVTKQEGLVEPEAVLPFHVDRNGARENFRTWVGSRRFAPTALKRVGSTEGLRGTYLPHWTFDAHTDTDYRGQRGDHYYVTRTRRVSDGKGGSRTETYRERRTRWRGAAGSVDRSFDDVVVVASHHLDREQLEKMGPWTLSEARPFQPEYLTGYSAVRYDVDPQAGSEEARGAMREVIRQDVERDIGGDEQRISEMDVTYSRAMFKLVLMPLWIATYLYGGKTYQVLVNANTGKVIGDRPYSALKIAAAVVAALAVIAAVVAIVMATRQ; encoded by the coding sequence ATGTCCGGCACCGGCGCCCCTCCTCCCCTGCCCTTCTCCGACCCCGAGCCACCGGAGCCGGCGCAGCCCGGGCACCCCGGCGGCGCCGACGAGACGGGTGACACCGACGGCATGCTCGACCACGAGGTCGGTGACGAGCACCTGAGCGCGGTCTGCCCCAGCTGCGGCGCCCAGACGGCGTACGCCCCGGGCACGACGTCGCTGCGGTGCGGCTCGTGCGGAGCCCAGCAGGAGATCGCGCCGTCGGAGGCGACGATCACCGAGCACTCCTTCGACGAGTGGGTCGCCCGGCACGGCGGGCTCAGCGTCGCGTCGCTGGCCGCCGTCGAGCTCGAGTGCGGCAACTGCGGCGCCCGGTCGGAGAGCACGGACCTGGCCTCGACCTGCCAGTTCTGCAGCGGCGCGCTGGTCGCCGTCACCAAGCAGGAGGGCCTCGTCGAGCCGGAGGCGGTGCTCCCGTTCCACGTCGACCGCAACGGGGCGCGGGAGAACTTCCGCACGTGGGTCGGCTCGCGCCGGTTCGCGCCGACCGCGCTCAAGCGGGTCGGCTCGACCGAGGGTCTGCGCGGCACCTACCTGCCGCACTGGACCTTCGACGCCCACACCGACACCGACTACCGCGGCCAGCGCGGCGACCACTACTACGTGACGAGGACCCGGCGGGTCTCCGACGGCAAGGGCGGGTCCCGCACCGAGACCTACCGCGAGCGGCGGACCCGCTGGCGGGGGGCCGCCGGCAGCGTCGACCGCTCCTTCGACGACGTCGTCGTGGTCGCCAGCCACCACCTCGACCGCGAGCAGCTCGAGAAGATGGGCCCCTGGACGCTCTCGGAGGCGCGGCCCTTCCAGCCCGAGTACCTCACCGGCTACTCCGCCGTCCGCTACGACGTCGACCCGCAGGCCGGCTCCGAGGAGGCCCGCGGCGCGATGCGCGAGGTGATCCGCCAGGACGTCGAGCGCGACATCGGCGGCGACGAGCAGCGGATCTCCGAGATGGACGTCACCTACTCGCGGGCGATGTTCAAGCTCGTCCTCATGCCGCTGTGGATCGCCACCTACCTCTACGGCGGCAAGACCTACCAGGTGCTGGTCAACGCCAACACCGGCAAGGTGATCGGCGACCGTCCCTACAGCGCGCTGAAGATCGCGGCCGCCGTGGTCGCGGCCCTCGCGGTGATCGCCGCCGTCGTGGCGATCGTGATGGCCACCCGGCAGTAG
- a CDS encoding response regulator transcription factor, with the protein MAAAPDVVPRLTRPDGSPVRVLVVDDEVNIAELISMALRYEGWQVETAHTGTRAVAAARATEPDAVVLDMMLPDLDGLEVLRRMRGTHPDVPVLFLTARDAVEDRIAGLTAGGDDYVTKPFSLEEVVARLRALMRRSGAQQAATSSVLAVGDLTLDEDSHEVRRAGAEITLTATEFELLRFLMRNPRRVLSKAQILDRVWNYDFGGQANVVELYISYLRKKVDAGRDPMIHTMRGAGYVLKPAP; encoded by the coding sequence ATGGCTGCCGCACCCGACGTCGTCCCCCGCCTCACCCGTCCCGACGGGTCGCCGGTCCGGGTGCTCGTGGTCGACGACGAGGTCAACATCGCCGAGCTGATCTCGATGGCGCTGCGCTACGAGGGCTGGCAGGTCGAGACCGCCCACACCGGCACCCGGGCCGTGGCGGCGGCGCGGGCGACCGAGCCCGACGCCGTGGTGCTCGACATGATGCTGCCGGACCTCGACGGCCTCGAGGTGCTGCGCCGGATGCGCGGCACGCACCCCGACGTCCCGGTGCTGTTCCTCACCGCGCGCGACGCCGTCGAGGACCGGATCGCCGGGCTCACCGCCGGCGGTGACGACTACGTCACCAAGCCGTTCTCGCTCGAGGAGGTCGTGGCCCGGCTGCGCGCGCTGATGCGCCGCTCCGGCGCCCAGCAGGCGGCGACGTCGTCGGTGCTCGCCGTCGGCGACCTCACCCTCGACGAGGACAGCCACGAGGTGCGGCGCGCGGGCGCGGAGATCACGCTCACCGCCACCGAGTTCGAGCTGCTGCGCTTCCTCATGCGCAACCCGAGGCGGGTGCTGAGCAAGGCCCAGATCCTCGACCGCGTCTGGAACTACGACTTCGGCGGCCAGGCCAACGTCGTCGAGCTCTACATCTCCTACCTGCGCAAGAAGGTCGACGCCGGCCGCGACCCGATGATCCACACGATGCGCGGCGCCGGGTACGTCCTGAAGCCGGCGCCGTGA
- a CDS encoding SPFH domain-containing protein, with protein sequence MGLMDAIRGEFIDIIEFLDDSRDTLVWRFPRHDNEIKNGARLVVREGQQAVFVNEGEIADVFGPGTHSVETKNLPILSTLKGWKYGFDSPFKAEVYFVGTRQYTDMKWGTQNPVTLRDAEFGMVRLRAFGTYALRITDGAKLLRELVGTDPQFRTEEVSEFLRQSIVSQLGTALAQANVPMLDLAANQQGIADQLALTLSEQLGSMGIEIPRFVIENISLPKEVEEVLDKRTSMGVLGNLDQYAKFQAATAIGDAANNPGGAGEGVGLGVGVALGQQMAGALAPQAQPPAPPPAAAPAAAPAAAAAAPPPLPTTSSAFFVAIGGQQVGPLDRSELQERVAAGELTRETLVWRDGMEAWTPASDVAEIRALFPATPPPLPPSA encoded by the coding sequence ATGGGCCTGATGGATGCCATCCGCGGCGAGTTCATCGACATCATCGAGTTCCTCGACGACAGTCGCGACACCCTCGTGTGGCGCTTCCCGCGCCACGACAACGAGATCAAGAACGGCGCCCGGCTGGTCGTGCGCGAGGGCCAGCAGGCCGTGTTCGTCAACGAGGGCGAGATCGCCGACGTCTTCGGGCCGGGCACCCACTCGGTGGAGACGAAGAACCTGCCGATCCTCTCTACCCTCAAGGGCTGGAAGTACGGCTTCGACTCGCCCTTCAAGGCCGAGGTCTACTTCGTCGGCACCCGCCAGTACACCGACATGAAGTGGGGCACCCAGAACCCCGTCACGCTGCGCGACGCGGAGTTCGGGATGGTGCGGCTGCGGGCGTTCGGCACCTACGCGCTGCGGATCACCGACGGCGCGAAGCTGCTGCGCGAGCTGGTCGGCACCGACCCGCAGTTCCGCACCGAGGAGGTCTCGGAGTTCCTGCGCCAGTCGATCGTCTCCCAGCTCGGCACGGCGCTGGCCCAGGCGAACGTGCCGATGCTCGACCTCGCGGCCAACCAGCAGGGCATCGCCGACCAGCTCGCGCTCACCCTGTCCGAGCAGCTCGGCTCGATGGGCATCGAGATCCCGCGCTTCGTCATCGAGAACATCTCGCTCCCGAAGGAGGTCGAGGAGGTCCTCGACAAGCGCACGTCGATGGGCGTGCTCGGCAACCTCGACCAGTACGCCAAGTTCCAGGCCGCGACCGCCATCGGCGACGCCGCCAACAACCCCGGTGGCGCCGGCGAGGGGGTCGGCCTCGGCGTCGGTGTCGCGCTCGGCCAGCAGATGGCCGGCGCCCTCGCACCGCAGGCCCAGCCGCCCGCCCCGCCGCCGGCGGCTGCCCCGGCTGCCGCCCCGGCCGCCGCGGCCGCCGCGCCACCGCCGCTGCCGACCACGTCGTCGGCCTTCTTCGTCGCGATCGGCGGCCAGCAGGTCGGACCCCTCGACCGGTCCGAGCTGCAGGAGCGGGTCGCCGCGGGTGAGCTGACCCGCGAGACGCTCGTGTGGCGCGACGGCATGGAGGCCTGGACGCCGGCGAGCGACGTCGCGGAGATCCGGGCGCTGTTCCCGGCGACCCCGCCGCCGCTGCCGCCGAGCGCCTGA
- the hrpA gene encoding ATP-dependent RNA helicase HrpA, translating to MSSPPAERRVELGITYPPELPVSQRRDDIAAAIRDHQVVIVAGETGSGKTTQLPKICLELGRGPGGRGGLIGHTQPRRIAARSVAERIAAELGTTIGDPDSIVGYQVRFTDRTSRAGRVKVMTDGILLAELQRDRQLRRYDTLIIDEAHERSLNIDFLLGYLKRLLPRRPDLKLIITSATIDVERFARHFGGAPVVEVSGRTYPVEVRYRPLVDVMEDDEEGEPIVRDQTEAIVDAVKELGAEGQGDVLVFLPGEREIRDTADALSTALGERGPEIVPLYSRLSAAEQHRVFAAHSGRRVVLSTNVAETSLTVPGIRYVVDTGVARISRYSVRTKVQRLPIEPISQASANQRSGRCGRVAAGIAIRLYSEEDFESRPEFTEPEILRTNLASVILQMTSLGLGDVARFPFVEPPDRRNVQAGVQLLEELNAVVVGAGPQAGSEAPPDDRPRGRRRGGSDRQEGSGRGRQDGPRLTETGRRLARLPIDPRLARMILEAERLGCVREVVVIAAALSLQDPRERPAEQRPQADQQHARFKVEGSDFLTWLELWRYLKQQQRDLSSSAFRRMCKREFLNYLRVREWQDFESQLRQVCKEMKIDVGQPADTPDADGIHQALLSGLLSHVGLLEEREKEKPGARSGAGGQGGRRPMREYVGARGARFVIFPGSGLAKKAPAFLMAGELVETGRLWARQNAAIEPEWAERLGAHLVKRTYSEPHWSRKRAAVMAHERVTLYGVPLVADRLVQFGTIDRALARELFIRHALVYGEWSTRQKFFTRNLELLEEAAELEHRARRRGIVVDEHTLFDFYDARVGPDVVSGAHFDSWWKRERQRRPELLTFDLDMLTHDSADAVREADFPSSWHGDSPAGGGREGLTFPISYHFEPGSAEDGITIDVPVATLNQVSDGDFSWNVPGLREELVTSLIRSLPKNLRVALVPAPDRARSFLGEVPAGEEPLLDALERWVRATTGVVVPREAWDWSRVAEHLRPTYRVVDDAGAEQARGKDLEALKAPLRPQFAAALDEVAHESGLARTGETTWTFGTIPPAITERRAGHEVTAHPALVDEGASVGLAVVGSLEEAEARHRLGVRRLLALVVPDPTARVLGGLDNLQKLGLAGSPYPTVADLLADCRTAVLGDVVDARPPVRDEAGFAALVAAASVEHEAAVRATVADVIGVLDHWRTTDKALGGRADMAQLPALTDMKAQLDRLVVRGFVGEAGALRLRRYPTYLRALEVRRARLDEGGAAVVRDRQHLDQVASLQEAYLHRLAALPPGRPADARLRQVRWMLEEYRVSLWAQQLGTDGPVSDQRIRRALGS from the coding sequence ATGTCCTCCCCGCCTGCCGAGCGTCGCGTCGAGCTCGGCATCACCTATCCGCCCGAGCTCCCGGTGAGCCAGCGGCGCGACGACATCGCGGCCGCGATCCGCGACCACCAGGTCGTCATCGTGGCCGGCGAGACCGGGTCGGGGAAGACCACCCAGCTGCCGAAGATCTGCCTCGAGCTCGGCCGCGGCCCCGGTGGTCGCGGGGGGCTCATCGGCCACACCCAGCCCCGGCGGATCGCCGCCCGCTCGGTCGCCGAGCGGATCGCCGCCGAGCTCGGGACCACGATCGGTGACCCCGACAGCATCGTGGGCTACCAGGTGCGCTTCACCGACCGGACCTCGCGCGCGGGCCGGGTCAAGGTGATGACCGACGGCATCCTGCTGGCCGAGCTGCAGCGCGACCGCCAGCTGCGCAGGTACGACACGCTCATCATCGACGAGGCCCACGAGCGCAGCCTCAACATCGACTTCCTGCTGGGCTACCTCAAGCGGCTGCTGCCGCGGCGTCCCGACCTGAAGCTGATCATCACCTCGGCGACCATCGACGTCGAGCGCTTCGCCCGGCACTTCGGCGGCGCCCCCGTCGTGGAGGTCTCGGGCCGCACCTACCCCGTCGAGGTGCGCTACCGCCCGCTCGTCGACGTGATGGAGGACGACGAGGAGGGCGAGCCGATCGTCCGCGACCAGACCGAGGCGATCGTCGACGCCGTCAAGGAGCTCGGCGCCGAGGGACAGGGCGACGTCCTGGTCTTCCTGCCCGGCGAGCGCGAGATCCGCGACACCGCCGACGCGCTCTCGACCGCGCTCGGCGAGCGCGGGCCCGAGATCGTGCCGCTGTACTCCCGGCTCTCGGCCGCCGAGCAGCACCGCGTCTTCGCCGCGCACAGCGGACGCCGCGTGGTGCTGTCCACCAACGTCGCCGAGACCTCGCTGACGGTGCCGGGCATCCGCTACGTCGTCGACACCGGCGTCGCCCGGATCTCGCGCTACTCGGTGCGCACCAAGGTGCAGCGGCTGCCCATCGAGCCGATCAGCCAGGCCTCGGCCAACCAGCGCTCCGGCCGTTGCGGCCGCGTCGCCGCCGGCATCGCGATCCGTCTCTACTCCGAGGAGGACTTCGAGTCCCGCCCCGAGTTCACCGAGCCCGAGATCCTGCGCACCAACCTCGCCTCCGTCATCCTCCAGATGACCTCCCTCGGCCTCGGCGACGTCGCCCGGTTCCCCTTCGTCGAGCCCCCCGACCGCCGCAACGTCCAGGCCGGCGTCCAGCTGCTCGAGGAGCTCAACGCGGTCGTGGTCGGCGCCGGGCCGCAGGCCGGCTCCGAGGCGCCCCCCGACGACCGGCCCCGAGGTCGCCGGCGGGGTGGGAGCGACCGTCAGGAGGGGTCCGGGCGGGGGCGCCAGGACGGCCCCCGGCTCACCGAGACCGGACGACGCCTCGCGCGGCTGCCGATCGACCCCCGGCTGGCCCGGATGATCCTGGAGGCCGAGCGGCTGGGGTGCGTGCGCGAGGTGGTCGTGATCGCGGCCGCGCTGAGCCTGCAGGACCCCCGCGAGCGGCCGGCGGAGCAGCGGCCGCAGGCCGACCAGCAGCACGCCCGGTTCAAGGTGGAGGGCTCGGACTTCCTCACCTGGCTCGAGCTGTGGCGCTACCTCAAGCAGCAGCAGCGCGACCTGAGCAGCAGCGCGTTCCGGCGGATGTGCAAGCGCGAGTTCCTCAACTACCTGCGCGTGCGGGAGTGGCAGGACTTCGAGTCGCAGCTGCGCCAGGTCTGCAAGGAGATGAAGATCGACGTCGGCCAGCCCGCCGACACCCCCGACGCCGACGGCATCCACCAGGCCCTCCTGTCGGGGCTGCTCAGCCACGTCGGCCTGCTCGAGGAGCGCGAGAAGGAGAAGCCCGGCGCCCGGTCGGGCGCCGGCGGCCAGGGCGGGCGTCGTCCGATGCGCGAGTACGTCGGCGCCCGCGGCGCCCGGTTCGTGATCTTCCCCGGCAGCGGCCTGGCGAAGAAGGCCCCGGCGTTCCTCATGGCCGGCGAGCTCGTCGAGACCGGCCGGCTCTGGGCCCGCCAGAACGCCGCGATCGAGCCCGAGTGGGCCGAGCGGCTCGGCGCGCACCTGGTCAAGCGCACCTACTCCGAGCCGCACTGGTCGAGGAAGCGCGCGGCCGTGATGGCCCACGAGCGGGTCACCCTGTACGGCGTCCCGCTCGTCGCCGACCGGCTCGTGCAGTTCGGCACCATCGACCGGGCGCTCGCGCGCGAGCTCTTCATCCGCCACGCGCTGGTCTACGGCGAGTGGTCGACGCGGCAGAAGTTCTTCACCCGCAACCTCGAGCTGCTCGAGGAGGCCGCCGAGCTCGAGCACCGCGCCCGGCGCCGGGGGATCGTCGTCGACGAGCACACCCTGTTCGACTTCTACGACGCCCGCGTCGGTCCCGACGTCGTCAGCGGCGCGCACTTCGACTCCTGGTGGAAGCGCGAGCGACAGCGCCGCCCCGAGCTGCTCACCTTCGACCTCGACATGCTCACCCACGACTCCGCGGACGCCGTCCGCGAGGCCGACTTCCCGAGCAGCTGGCACGGCGACAGCCCGGCCGGCGGTGGCCGCGAGGGCCTGACCTTCCCGATCAGCTACCACTTCGAGCCGGGGTCGGCCGAGGACGGCATCACCATCGACGTGCCCGTCGCGACGCTCAACCAGGTCAGCGACGGCGACTTCTCCTGGAACGTGCCCGGCCTGCGCGAGGAGCTGGTCACCTCCCTGATCCGCAGCCTGCCCAAGAACCTGCGCGTCGCGCTCGTGCCCGCCCCCGACCGGGCCCGGTCCTTCCTCGGCGAGGTGCCGGCCGGGGAGGAGCCGCTGCTCGACGCGCTCGAGCGGTGGGTCCGCGCGACCACCGGGGTCGTCGTCCCGCGGGAGGCGTGGGACTGGAGCCGCGTCGCGGAGCACCTGCGGCCGACCTACCGCGTCGTCGACGACGCCGGGGCCGAGCAGGCCCGCGGCAAGGACCTCGAGGCGCTCAAGGCGCCGTTGCGACCCCAGTTCGCGGCCGCCCTCGACGAGGTCGCGCACGAGAGCGGCCTGGCCCGCACCGGCGAGACCACCTGGACCTTCGGCACCATCCCGCCCGCGATCACCGAGCGCCGCGCCGGTCACGAGGTGACCGCCCACCCGGCCCTGGTCGACGAGGGCGCGAGCGTCGGGCTGGCCGTCGTCGGGTCGCTCGAGGAGGCCGAGGCCCGGCACCGCCTCGGCGTGCGCCGCCTGCTCGCCCTGGTCGTCCCCGACCCGACCGCACGGGTCCTCGGCGGGCTCGACAACCTCCAGAAGCTCGGCCTGGCCGGCTCGCCCTACCCGACGGTCGCCGACCTGCTCGCCGACTGCCGCACCGCCGTCCTCGGCGACGTCGTCGACGCCCGCCCGCCCGTGCGCGACGAGGCCGGGTTCGCCGCGCTCGTCGCGGCGGCGTCGGTCGAGCACGAGGCAGCGGTGCGGGCGACCGTCGCCGACGTCATCGGGGTGCTCGACCACTGGCGGACCACCGACAAGGCGCTCGGGGGCCGCGCCGACATGGCCCAGCTGCCGGCGCTCACCGACATGAAGGCGCAGCTGGACCGGCTCGTCGTCCGGGGCTTCGTCGGCGAGGCCGGCGCGCTGCGGCTGCGCCGCTACCCGACCTACCTGCGGGCCCTCGAGGTGCGCCGCGCCCGGCTCGACGAGGGCGGCGCGGCCGTCGTCCGCGACCGGCAGCACCTCGACCAGGTGGCCTCGCTGCAGGAGGCCTACCTGCACCGCCTCGCCGCGCTGCCGCCCGGCCGCCCCGCCGACGCCCGGCTGCGCCAGGTCCGCTGGATGCTCGAGGAGTACCGCGTCTCGCTGTGGGCCCAGCAGCTGGGCACCGACGGCCCGGTCAGCGACCAGCGCATCCGCAGGGCGCTGGGCTCGTAG
- a CDS encoding sensor histidine kinase gives MRDRFASLTARLVGTAVALVVLVSVFVGGATALAMRAYLTHQLDQDVADSSQRALGPGGDGPGFGDPGGRPAPRLGTEVGTVTAELEEGRAPQALVLSERSGASWTAEVAVGDDVVDVLADVPADGRVRGVDLPGLGAYRVVAIDLGDKVVVTGLPADEVGDAVRTLVLGEVVLIVVGGVLALAGSLLLVRRQLRPLREVAETAHTVAALPLESGEIGVTERVPAHLTDERTEVGQVGAALNTLLAHVEGSLDARHASEQRVRQFVADASHELRTPLTTIAGYTELARRRPDDTAVAATALTKVADESKRMTALVEDLLLLARLDSGRPLRRDPVDLTRLLLEAVADARVVGPEHHWRLDLPDEAVEVEGDADRLHQVLTNLLTNARRYTPPGTTVTVTARRGGFSVHDDGPGFDPEVLPHAFERFARADVSRHREGGVGLGLALVEAIVTAHGGTVRLTSAPGDTLVDVRLD, from the coding sequence GTGAGGGACCGCTTCGCCTCGCTCACCGCGCGACTGGTCGGCACCGCCGTCGCGCTCGTCGTGCTCGTCTCGGTCTTCGTCGGCGGCGCCACCGCGCTGGCGATGCGCGCCTACCTCACCCACCAGCTCGACCAGGACGTCGCCGACTCGAGCCAGCGGGCGCTCGGGCCGGGTGGCGACGGACCCGGTTTCGGCGACCCCGGCGGCCGACCCGCACCCCGGTTGGGGACCGAGGTCGGCACGGTCACCGCCGAGCTCGAGGAGGGGCGGGCCCCGCAGGCGCTGGTCCTCAGCGAGCGGTCCGGCGCGAGCTGGACCGCGGAGGTCGCCGTCGGCGACGACGTCGTGGACGTCCTGGCCGACGTGCCCGCCGACGGCCGGGTCCGTGGCGTCGACCTGCCCGGCCTCGGCGCCTACCGGGTGGTCGCGATCGACCTCGGTGACAAGGTCGTCGTGACCGGCCTGCCGGCCGACGAGGTGGGCGACGCGGTCCGGACCCTCGTCCTCGGCGAGGTCGTGCTCATCGTCGTCGGCGGGGTGCTCGCGCTGGCCGGCAGCCTGCTCCTCGTGCGGCGCCAGCTGCGTCCGCTGCGCGAGGTCGCCGAGACCGCGCACACCGTCGCGGCGCTGCCGCTGGAGTCGGGCGAGATCGGCGTCACCGAGCGGGTGCCGGCCCACCTGACCGACGAGCGCACCGAGGTCGGGCAGGTCGGCGCCGCCCTCAACACCCTGCTGGCGCACGTCGAGGGCTCGCTCGACGCGCGGCACGCGAGCGAGCAGCGGGTGCGACAGTTCGTCGCCGACGCCTCGCACGAGCTGCGCACGCCGCTCACGACGATCGCCGGATACACCGAGCTGGCCCGCCGACGACCCGACGACACCGCGGTCGCGGCGACCGCGCTGACGAAGGTCGCCGACGAGTCGAAGCGGATGACCGCCCTGGTGGAGGACCTGCTGCTGCTGGCCCGCCTCGACTCGGGCCGGCCCCTCCGACGCGACCCGGTCGACCTGACCCGGCTCCTGCTGGAGGCGGTCGCGGACGCCCGCGTCGTCGGCCCCGAGCACCACTGGCGCCTGGACCTGCCCGACGAGGCCGTCGAGGTCGAGGGTGACGCCGACCGGCTGCACCAGGTGCTGACGAACCTGCTGACCAACGCCCGCAGGTACACCCCGCCCGGCACCACCGTCACCGTCACCGCGCGCCGCGGCGGCTTCAGCGTCCACGACGACGGCCCCGGCTTCGACCCCGAGGTCCTCCCCCACGCCTTCGAGCGGTTCGCCCGCGCCGACGTCTCCCGTCACCGCGAGGGCGGCGTCGGCCTCGGCCTGGCGCTGGTGGAGGCGATCGTGACCGCGCACGGTGGGACCGTGCGGCTCACCAGTGCGCCCGGGGACACCCTGGTCGACGTCCGGCTCGACTGA
- a CDS encoding VOC family protein, whose translation MTSTPATAVLKMTTLDCADVRAEAAFWSALLGWDVAHVQDEYAMLTDPTGASPALGLGQVPDHRPPSWPDEGGGKQFHLDLACDDVAATEERALGLGAALADPQPGETWRVLLDPAGHPFCLTDASRW comes from the coding sequence ATGACCTCGACACCGGCGACCGCCGTGCTCAAGATGACCACCCTCGACTGTGCCGACGTCCGCGCCGAGGCGGCGTTCTGGTCGGCCCTGCTGGGCTGGGACGTCGCCCACGTGCAGGACGAGTACGCCATGCTGACCGACCCCACCGGTGCCTCGCCGGCGCTCGGCCTCGGGCAGGTGCCGGACCACCGGCCGCCGTCCTGGCCCGACGAGGGCGGCGGCAAGCAGTTCCACCTCGACCTCGCCTGCGACGACGTGGCGGCGACCGAGGAGCGGGCGCTCGGGCTCGGCGCCGCCCTCGCGGACCCCCAGCCCGGCGAGACCTGGCGGGTGCTGCTCGACCCCGCCGGCCACCCGTTCTGCCTCACCGACGCCTCGCGGTGGTAG